A single genomic interval of Armatimonadota bacterium harbors:
- a CDS encoding alpha/beta fold hydrolase: MLWSMVFLVVAPKGTVVMVHGAGGGGWEYRHWKPVFERAGWKVVARDLVPAKAGLAKTTFDDYAAQVVSWGKGAKKPLVLIGASMGGPLALRAAETLKPSAIVLVNSVAPSGLAVERKAADFPAVVKWAGGPLEETRQAMPDSDESQIRYAWKRWRDESGLVMRRLAEGVDVRPPQAPVLVVLGEMDTDVPLATGRAIAESYRADVQLYAGTSHVGPLLGRRASEVAKAVELWSTARTVRR; the protein is encoded by the coding sequence GTGCTTTGGTCGATGGTCTTCCTCGTCGTGGCTCCCAAAGGAACGGTCGTCATGGTCCATGGGGCCGGCGGCGGCGGATGGGAGTACCGTCATTGGAAGCCGGTCTTTGAAAGAGCGGGCTGGAAAGTCGTGGCCCGTGACCTTGTTCCTGCAAAGGCCGGGCTCGCCAAGACCACGTTCGACGACTACGCGGCCCAGGTCGTGTCTTGGGGCAAAGGTGCGAAGAAACCGCTCGTGCTGATCGGGGCGAGCATGGGCGGGCCCCTGGCGCTCAGGGCCGCCGAGACGCTGAAGCCGTCCGCGATCGTCCTCGTCAACTCCGTCGCGCCTTCAGGGCTCGCCGTCGAACGGAAGGCAGCGGACTTCCCCGCCGTCGTGAAGTGGGCCGGTGGCCCGCTCGAGGAGACCCGGCAGGCCATGCCGGACAGTGACGAATCCCAGATCCGGTACGCCTGGAAGCGGTGGCGCGACGAAAGCGGCCTCGTCATGCGACGATTAGCCGAAGGTGTCGACGTCCGGCCGCCCCAAGCGCCGGTCCTGGTCGTGTTGGGGGAAATGGACACGGACGTGCCCCTGGCCACGGGTCGGGCGATCGCGGAGTCGTACCGTGCCGACGTCCAACTCTATGCCGGGACGAGCCATGTCGGCCCCCTGCTGGGCAGGCGGGCGTCGGAAGTCGCAAAGGCGGTCGAACTGTGGTCGACCGCCCGGACGGTCCGGCGATAG